The following proteins come from a genomic window of Citrobacter europaeus:
- the ampD gene encoding 1,6-anhydro-N-acetylmuramyl-L-alanine amidase AmpD has protein sequence MLLDEGWLAEARRVPSPHYDCRPDDENPSLLVVHNISLPPGEFGGPWIDALFTGTIDPNAHPYFAGIAHLRVSAHCLIRRDGEIVQYVPFDKRAWHAGVSNYQGRERCNDFSIGIELEGTDTLAYTDAQYQQLAAVTNALITRYPAIANNMTGHCNIAPERKTDPGPSFDWARFRALVTPSSQKEMT, from the coding sequence ATGTTGTTAGACGAGGGCTGGCTGGCAGAGGCGCGACGCGTACCCTCTCCTCATTACGATTGCCGCCCGGATGACGAAAACCCTTCTCTGCTGGTGGTGCATAATATCAGCCTGCCGCCCGGCGAGTTCGGCGGACCGTGGATTGATGCGCTGTTTACCGGCACGATTGATCCTAATGCCCATCCTTATTTTGCCGGGATCGCCCATCTGCGCGTGTCGGCCCATTGTTTAATTCGCCGTGATGGTGAAATCGTGCAGTATGTCCCCTTTGATAAACGCGCTTGGCATGCTGGCGTGTCGAACTATCAAGGGCGCGAACGCTGTAATGATTTTTCAATTGGTATTGAGCTGGAAGGGACGGATACGCTGGCCTATACCGACGCGCAGTACCAGCAACTTGCAGCCGTGACCAATGCCCTGATTACGCGTTATCCGGCTATTGCTAACAATATGACAGGACATTGCAATATTGCGCCCGAGCGTAAGACCGATCCCGGGCCCTCTTTTGACTGGGCAAGGTTTCGCGCCCTGGTCACCCCCTCGTCGCAAAAGGAGATGACATGA
- the ampE gene encoding beta-lactamase regulator AmpE produces the protein MTLFTTLLVLIVERLFKLGEHWQLDHRVEAFFRRVKHFSMMRTVGMALIAMGVTFLLLRALHGLLFNVPLLVVWILIGLLCIGAGKTRLHYHAYLNAAARDDAHAREAMASELTLIHGVPPDCDEREFLRELQNALLWNNFRFYLAPLFWLIVGGPWGPVTLVGYAFLRAWQSWLARYQTPHQRLQSGIDAILHVLDWIPVRLAGVVYALLGHGEKALPAWFASLADLHTSQYQVLTRLAQFSLAREPHTDKVETPKAAVSMAKKTSFVVVVVIALLTIYGTLI, from the coding sequence ATGACGCTGTTTACAACATTACTGGTGTTGATTGTTGAACGCCTGTTTAAGCTGGGTGAGCACTGGCAGCTTGATCACCGGGTTGAAGCATTTTTCCGCCGGGTGAAGCATTTCTCAATGATGCGTACCGTAGGCATGGCCCTGATTGCGATGGGGGTGACGTTTCTGCTGTTGCGCGCACTTCATGGACTGCTGTTTAACGTGCCCTTGCTGGTGGTGTGGATCTTAATTGGCTTGCTGTGTATTGGGGCTGGCAAAACGCGTCTTCATTATCATGCCTATCTGAACGCGGCGGCTCGCGATGACGCTCACGCCCGTGAGGCGATGGCCAGCGAGCTGACGCTTATCCATGGTGTTCCGCCGGACTGTGATGAGCGTGAGTTCCTGCGCGAACTGCAGAACGCGCTGTTATGGAACAACTTTCGCTTTTATCTGGCGCCGTTATTCTGGCTGATTGTCGGTGGCCCGTGGGGACCGGTAACGCTGGTGGGTTACGCCTTTTTACGTGCCTGGCAGTCCTGGCTGGCGCGCTATCAGACCCCGCACCAGCGTTTGCAATCGGGTATTGATGCGATCCTGCATGTGCTGGACTGGATCCCAGTGCGTCTGGCGGGCGTGGTCTATGCGCTGTTAGGACACGGCGAGAAGGCGTTGCCAGCCTGGTTTGCATCGCTTGCCGATCTACATACTTCGCAATATCAGGTACTAACGCGCCTGGCGCAGTTCTCTTTGGCGCGTGAACCCCATACCGATAAAGTCGAAACGCCAAAAGCGGCTGTTTCAATGGCGAAGAAGACTTCGTTTGTGGTGGTGGTGGTCATTGCGCTGCTGACAATTTATGGAACACTGATCTAG
- a CDS encoding family 43 glycosylhydrolase — protein MNQWPNPFIEQRADPFILRDGSHYYFIASVPEYDRLELRRADTLEGLRTAVPVVVWRKPESGPMSQLIWAPEIHHLAGKWYIYFAATHTQALDKLGMFQHRMFALECADTDPLAGKWTEKGQIKTQFDTFALDATTFHHQGKQWYLWAQKSPDIAGNSNIYLAELENPWTIKGEPVMLSHPEYDWECRGFWVNEGPAVMVHGDKLFISYSASATDENYCMGLLWIDLNADPLNPQNWHKSPRPVFSTSYENRQYGPGHNSFTQTPEGEDVLVYHARNYTEIEGDPLYDPNRHTRLKLVRWDENGMPDFGVPPADTY, from the coding sequence ATGAATCAGTGGCCTAATCCCTTTATTGAACAGCGTGCCGACCCGTTTATTTTACGTGACGGTAGCCACTACTATTTCATTGCTTCAGTGCCCGAATACGATCGACTGGAGCTCCGTCGCGCTGACACGCTGGAAGGGCTGCGCACCGCCGTCCCGGTTGTCGTCTGGCGCAAACCAGAAAGCGGCCCCATGAGCCAACTCATCTGGGCGCCTGAGATCCATCATCTGGCTGGTAAATGGTACATCTATTTTGCCGCCACCCACACACAGGCGCTCGACAAGCTGGGGATGTTCCAGCACCGTATGTTTGCGCTCGAATGTGCGGACACCGATCCGCTGGCAGGCAAGTGGACAGAGAAAGGCCAGATTAAGACACAGTTTGATACCTTTGCGCTTGATGCCACCACCTTTCATCACCAGGGAAAACAGTGGTATCTGTGGGCGCAAAAATCTCCCGATATCGCCGGCAACTCCAATATCTATCTCGCTGAGCTGGAAAATCCATGGACGATTAAAGGCGAGCCAGTCATGCTCAGCCATCCAGAGTATGACTGGGAATGCCGGGGTTTTTGGGTCAACGAAGGTCCGGCTGTCATGGTTCACGGCGACAAGCTGTTTATCAGCTATTCGGCCAGCGCCACCGATGAGAACTACTGTATGGGATTATTGTGGATTGACCTCAACGCCGATCCGCTCAACCCGCAGAACTGGCACAAATCACCACGCCCGGTCTTTTCCACCAGCTACGAAAACCGCCAGTACGGACCGGGACACAACAGCTTTACGCAAACGCCGGAAGGTGAGGATGTGCTGGTGTACCACGCGAGAAATTACACCGAAATTGAAGGCGATCCGTTGTACGATCCAAACCGCCACACTCGCCTGAAGCTCGTGCGCTGGGACGAAAACGGGATGCCTGATTTTGGCGTGCCGCCAGCGGATACGTATTGA
- a CDS encoding MFS transporter: METSKLTVKEKIGYGMGDAGCNIIFGAIMLFVNYFYTDIFGLAPALVGVLLLSVRVIDAVTDPIMGAMADRTRSKYGRFRPWLLWMAFPYALFSVLMFTTPEWTYNSKVIYAFVTYFLLSITYTAINIPYCSLGSVITNDPKERVACQSYRFVLVGIATLLLSLTLLPMADWFGGEDKAKGYQMAMAVLAFIGMCMFLFCFATVRERVRPAVPTNDDLKADLKDVWKNDQWVKILLLTLCNVCPGFIRMAATMYYVTWVMQQSTQFATLFISLGVVGMMIGSMLAKVLTDRWCKLKVFFWTNIILAIFSGAFYFFDPKATMMIMVLYFLLNILHQIPSPLHWSLMADVDDYGEWKTGKRITGISFSGNLFFLKLGLAIAGAMVGFLLSWYGYDAGAKAQSDSAINGIMLLFTIIPGVGYLITAGVVRLLKVDREFMQQIQADLEKRRANYRELNEYHDIKTTETVRKA; encoded by the coding sequence ATGGAAACCAGTAAGCTCACGGTGAAAGAAAAGATCGGCTATGGAATGGGCGACGCCGGATGCAACATCATCTTTGGCGCCATCATGTTGTTTGTTAACTATTTTTATACAGATATTTTTGGTCTGGCGCCTGCCCTGGTCGGCGTATTACTGCTCTCAGTACGCGTTATCGATGCCGTTACTGACCCTATAATGGGCGCGATGGCCGACCGCACCCGCAGCAAATATGGTCGATTTCGTCCATGGCTTTTGTGGATGGCTTTCCCTTACGCATTATTCAGCGTACTTATGTTTACCACCCCTGAGTGGACATATAACAGCAAAGTTATCTATGCGTTCGTCACTTACTTCCTGCTCTCTATCACCTATACGGCAATCAACATTCCTTACTGCTCGCTCGGCAGCGTCATCACCAACGATCCAAAGGAACGCGTCGCCTGCCAGTCATATCGCTTTGTATTGGTCGGTATTGCAACCCTGCTGCTGTCCCTCACCCTATTGCCCATGGCGGACTGGTTTGGTGGAGAAGACAAAGCCAAAGGCTATCAGATGGCGATGGCGGTCCTTGCCTTCATCGGTATGTGTATGTTCCTGTTTTGCTTTGCAACTGTGCGTGAGCGCGTCCGTCCTGCGGTCCCGACTAACGACGACTTAAAAGCAGACCTGAAGGACGTGTGGAAGAACGATCAGTGGGTAAAAATTCTGCTGTTAACCTTGTGCAACGTCTGTCCGGGCTTTATTCGCATGGCCGCCACTATGTACTACGTGACCTGGGTTATGCAGCAAAGCACGCAGTTTGCCACGTTGTTTATCAGCCTTGGCGTTGTCGGCATGATGATCGGCAGCATGCTGGCAAAGGTGTTAACCGATCGCTGGTGCAAACTGAAAGTCTTCTTCTGGACCAATATCATCCTGGCGATTTTCTCCGGCGCATTTTACTTCTTCGATCCAAAAGCCACCATGATGATTATGGTGCTCTACTTCCTGCTCAACATTCTGCATCAGATCCCTTCCCCACTGCACTGGTCGCTGATGGCGGATGTCGATGACTACGGCGAGTGGAAAACCGGTAAACGCATCACCGGAATCAGCTTTTCCGGCAACCTGTTCTTCCTGAAACTGGGCCTGGCGATTGCCGGAGCGATGGTTGGCTTCCTGCTCTCCTGGTACGGCTACGACGCAGGGGCGAAAGCGCAAAGCGACTCCGCCATTAACGGTATTATGCTGCTGTTTACCATCATACCAGGCGTAGGCTACCTGATTACCGCAGGCGTGGTTCGTCTGCTGAAAGTTGACCGCGAGTTTATGCAGCAAATCCAGGCAGATTTAGAAAAGCGTCGCGCCAACTACCGTGAACTGAATGAATACCACGATATAAAAACGACTGAAACCGTAAGGAAAGCCTAA